A single genomic interval of Flavobacteriales bacterium harbors:
- a CDS encoding protein-tyrosine-phosphatase yields MAAIPAERKERLDLIAAFVKERKAAGATADLTFICTHNSRRSHLSQLWAATAAWTFAQDHVRTHSGGTEATAFNPRAVAAVERAGFQVVKPEGKNPVVEVSFAKDHAAERCWSKVYNDPANPQKEFCAVMTCSEADKNCPIVFGALDRISLPYNDPKEADGTPEEAARYDERCLQIAAELWYVMQQAAR; encoded by the coding sequence ATGGCCGCCATCCCTGCCGAGCGCAAGGAGCGCCTCGACCTCATCGCGGCCTTCGTGAAGGAGCGCAAGGCCGCCGGCGCCACGGCCGACCTCACCTTCATCTGCACGCACAACAGCCGGCGCAGCCACCTGAGCCAACTGTGGGCCGCGACCGCCGCGTGGACCTTCGCCCAGGACCATGTGCGCACCCACAGCGGCGGCACGGAGGCCACGGCCTTCAACCCGCGTGCCGTGGCGGCGGTGGAGCGCGCAGGATTCCAGGTGGTGAAGCCCGAAGGGAAGAACCCGGTGGTCGAGGTGTCGTTCGCGAAGGACCATGCCGCGGAACGCTGCTGGAGCAAGGTGTACAACGACCCCGCCAATCCACAGAAGGAATTCTGCGCGGTGATGACCTGCTCGGAGGCGGACAAGAATTGCCCCATCGTGTTCGGTGCCTTGGACCGCATCAGCCTGCCCTACAACGACCCCAAGGAGGCCGATGGCACGCCCGAGGAGGCCGCGCGCTACGATGAACGCTGCCTTCAGATCGCGGCGGAACTGTGGTACGTGATGCAGCAAGCGGCGCGATAG
- a CDS encoding arsenite methyltransferase has translation MNTAQETKDLVRAKYAEIARQDKATNASSCCGAGGCSTEVYTIMTDDYTRVAGYNPDADLGLGCGLPTQFAGIKKGDTVLDLGSGAGNDCFVARHETGEDGRVIGVDFTPEMIAKARENARKLDHQNVEFRQGDIEALPLSACMVDVVVSNCVLNLVPDKRKAFSEVLRVLKPGGHFSISDVVLVGELPPAIQGAAEMYAGCVSGALQESEYLGIIRELGFEDITVQKRKPIVVPDDILSNYLNAEELVTFKASGTGIFSITVFARKSSVDCCAPKGQKQALKDLTPANPEGVHALPGCDLGSGCC, from the coding sequence ATGAACACCGCACAAGAGACCAAGGACCTCGTCCGCGCCAAGTACGCCGAGATCGCCCGCCAGGACAAGGCCACCAACGCCAGCAGCTGCTGCGGCGCCGGGGGCTGCAGCACCGAGGTGTACACCATCATGACCGATGATTACACCCGAGTGGCAGGCTACAACCCGGACGCCGACCTGGGTCTGGGCTGCGGGCTGCCCACGCAGTTCGCAGGCATCAAGAAAGGCGACACCGTGCTCGACCTGGGCAGCGGTGCCGGCAACGACTGCTTCGTGGCGCGCCACGAGACCGGCGAGGACGGCCGCGTGATCGGCGTGGACTTCACCCCCGAGATGATCGCCAAGGCCAGGGAGAACGCCCGCAAGCTGGACCACCAGAACGTGGAGTTCCGCCAGGGCGACATCGAGGCGCTGCCCCTTTCCGCCTGCATGGTGGACGTGGTGGTGAGCAACTGCGTGCTGAACCTGGTGCCCGACAAGCGGAAGGCCTTCAGCGAGGTGCTGCGCGTGTTGAAGCCCGGCGGGCACTTCAGCATCAGCGATGTGGTGCTGGTGGGCGAACTGCCCCCCGCGATCCAAGGCGCTGCGGAGATGTACGCCGGCTGTGTGAGCGGCGCCCTGCAGGAAAGCGAATACCTCGGCATCATCCGCGAGCTGGGCTTCGAGGATATCACCGTGCAGAAGCGCAAGCCCATCGTGGTGCCGGACGATATCCTCTCGAACTACCTGAACGCCGAAGAGCTCGTCACCTTCAAGGCCAGCGGCACGGGCATCTTCAGCATCACGGTGTTCGCCCGCAAGAGCAGCGTGGACTGCTGCGCGCCCAAAGGGCAAAAGCAGGCCCTGAAGGACCTCACCCCCGCCAACCCCGAAGGTGTGCACGCCCTGCCCGGTTGCGACCTGGGATCGGGCTGCTGCTGA
- a CDS encoding winged helix-turn-helix transcriptional regulator — protein MGVTKADLFTAQQNQLATWARVLGHPARIAILQYMLKENTCICGSLVEELGLAQATISQHLRELKDAGLIKGTVEGTSVCYCIEPKAWARAEAAFAKLFATYTPIDSCC, from the coding sequence ATGGGCGTTACCAAGGCCGACCTCTTCACCGCGCAGCAGAACCAGCTGGCCACCTGGGCCAGGGTGCTGGGCCACCCCGCGCGCATCGCCATCCTGCAGTACATGCTGAAGGAGAACACCTGCATCTGCGGGAGCCTGGTGGAGGAACTGGGGCTTGCCCAGGCCACCATCAGCCAGCATCTGCGGGAGCTGAAGGACGCCGGCCTGATCAAGGGGACCGTGGAAGGCACCAGCGTGTGCTACTGTATCGAACCCAAAGCCTGGGCCAGGGCGGAGGCCGCCTTCGCCAAGCTCTTCGCCACCTACACACCCATCGACAGCTGCTGCTGA
- a CDS encoding LptF/LptG family permease yields MLRLFDRYIIRQFLGTFFFILVLIMAIAVVFDISEKTEDFAKMSAGVGEIVREYYVNFVIYYANFFSGLLIFLAVILFTSRLAHRSEVIAALSSGISFPRLMWPYFLSATFLMLLALAANHLVLPAANKERLAFEEEHIRVAFQVKGKNIHREIAPGTIAYVESFNAQKRTGYRFSLEHWADGRLTRKLMSERAIYDSLTGRWRVEDWTLQEIDSTGGSLRQGSVMDTLIPLVPKDLGQRNENAMSMTTAELDRFVAEERMRGSDTTAFYLIEKHQRTSAPFATYVFTLIGVSISSRKVRGGTGVHLALGVLLVLLYIFSSKITTVAATNAGLDPLFAVWLPNLIFGAVGVWLYRTAPK; encoded by the coding sequence ATGCTCCGCCTCTTCGACCGCTACATCATCCGCCAGTTCCTGGGCACCTTCTTCTTCATCCTGGTGCTCATCATGGCCATCGCCGTGGTGTTCGACATCAGCGAGAAGACGGAGGACTTCGCCAAGATGAGCGCCGGCGTGGGCGAGATCGTGCGGGAGTACTACGTCAACTTCGTGATCTACTACGCCAACTTCTTCAGCGGTCTGCTCATCTTCCTGGCGGTGATCCTGTTCACCAGCCGGCTGGCGCACCGCAGCGAGGTGATCGCGGCCCTCAGCAGCGGCATCAGCTTCCCGCGCCTCATGTGGCCCTACTTCCTGTCGGCCACCTTCCTGATGCTGCTGGCCCTGGCCGCCAACCACCTGGTGCTGCCGGCGGCCAACAAGGAGCGCCTGGCCTTCGAGGAGGAGCACATCCGCGTGGCCTTCCAGGTGAAGGGCAAGAACATCCACCGCGAGATCGCGCCGGGCACCATCGCCTACGTGGAGAGCTTCAACGCCCAGAAGCGCACCGGCTACCGCTTCAGCCTGGAGCACTGGGCGGACGGCCGCCTCACCCGCAAGCTGATGAGCGAGCGCGCCATCTACGACAGCCTGACGGGGCGCTGGCGTGTGGAGGACTGGACCCTGCAGGAGATCGACAGCACCGGCGGCAGCCTCCGGCAGGGCAGCGTGATGGACACCCTGATCCCCCTGGTGCCCAAGGACCTCGGCCAGCGCAACGAGAACGCCATGAGCATGACCACCGCCGAGCTGGACCGCTTCGTGGCCGAGGAGCGCATGCGCGGCAGCGACACCACCGCCTTCTACCTGATCGAAAAGCACCAGCGCACCTCCGCCCCCTTCGCCACCTATGTGTTCACCCTCATCGGCGTGAGCATCAGCAGCCGCAAGGTGCGCGGCGGCACCGGCGTGCACCTCGCCCTCGGCGTGCTGCTCGTGCTGCTCTACATCTTCAGCAGCAAGATCACCACCGTGGCCGCCACCAACGCCGGGCTGGACCCGCTGTTCGCCGTGTGGCTGCCCAACCTGATCTTCGGCGCGGTGGGCGTGTGGCTGTACCGCACGGCCCCCAAGTAG
- the tgt gene encoding tRNA guanosine(34) transglycosylase Tgt codes for MHFELLRTDPAGHARAGVLHTDHGPIPTPVFMPVGTLGAVKAVHPRELRNDLDAPIMLSNTYHLYLRPGTEVLEHAGGLHRFNGWDRPILTDSGGFQVHSLSDIRKITEEGVKFQSHIDGSRHLFTPEGVMDIQRSIGADICMAFDECTPWPCDLKYATDSMHRTHRWLARCIARFTSTGPKYGHEQALFPIVQGSTFPDLRKQSAEHVAEQGAVGNAIGGLSVGEPEEEMYAMAELCCGILPADRPRYLMGVGTPWNLLENMARGVDMFDCVMPTRNGRNGMLFTRQGVLQIKNRQWADHHGALDPDGHSWVDTAYSRAFVRHLFASNEMLGQQIASLHNLGFYIALMREARTRILDGSFTGWKNALLPALKQRL; via the coding sequence GTGCATTTCGAGCTTCTCCGCACCGATCCGGCCGGCCACGCCCGTGCCGGGGTGCTCCACACCGACCACGGCCCCATCCCCACCCCCGTCTTCATGCCCGTGGGCACCCTCGGCGCCGTGAAGGCCGTCCACCCGCGCGAGCTGCGGAACGACCTGGACGCGCCCATCATGCTGAGCAACACCTACCACCTGTACCTGCGGCCCGGTACGGAGGTGCTGGAGCATGCGGGGGGCCTGCACCGCTTCAACGGGTGGGACCGGCCCATCCTCACCGACAGCGGCGGCTTCCAGGTGCACTCCCTCAGCGACATCCGCAAGATCACCGAGGAGGGGGTGAAGTTCCAGAGCCACATCGACGGCAGCCGCCACCTCTTCACCCCGGAGGGCGTGATGGACATCCAGCGCAGCATCGGTGCCGACATCTGCATGGCCTTCGACGAGTGCACCCCCTGGCCCTGCGACCTGAAGTACGCCACCGACAGCATGCACCGCACGCACCGCTGGCTGGCCCGCTGCATCGCGCGCTTCACCAGCACCGGACCGAAGTACGGCCACGAGCAGGCGCTCTTCCCCATCGTGCAGGGCAGCACCTTCCCCGACCTGCGGAAGCAGAGCGCCGAGCATGTGGCGGAGCAGGGCGCCGTGGGCAACGCCATCGGGGGCCTCAGCGTGGGCGAGCCCGAGGAGGAGATGTACGCCATGGCCGAGCTGTGCTGCGGCATCCTGCCCGCCGATCGGCCGCGCTACCTGATGGGTGTGGGCACCCCGTGGAACCTGCTGGAGAACATGGCCCGCGGAGTGGACATGTTCGACTGCGTGATGCCCACCCGCAACGGCCGCAACGGCATGCTCTTCACCCGCCAGGGGGTGCTGCAGATCAAGAACCGGCAGTGGGCCGACCACCACGGCGCCCTGGACCCCGACGGGCACAGCTGGGTGGACACCGCCTACAGCCGGGCCTTCGTGCGCCACCTGTTCGCCAGCAACGAGATGCTGGGCCAGCAGATCGCCAGCCTGCACAACCTGGGCTTCTACATCGCGTTGATGCGGGAGGCCCGCACGCGCATCCTGGACGGTAGCTTCACCGGCTGGAAGAACGCCCTGCTGCCCGCCCTCAAGCAACGCCTGTGA